From the genome of Arthrobacter alpinus, one region includes:
- a CDS encoding carbamate kinase: protein MRIVVALGGNALLERKDRPDADVERGHIREAAAALAPLTDEHQLIVCHGNGPQVGLLAMESQADPSLRAPYPLDALGAQTQGMIGYWLTQELRNAGVSHPVVAVITQTVVAEADPGFASPSKFIGPTYTHAEAADLAARHGWQVRGDGSAWRRVVASPQPLGIVELDCIEHLLHIGAVVVCGGGGGAPVTRDLSGQLRGIEAVVDKDYTSTRIALDVGADRLLLLTDVAAVMRDFGTPREHAIDRISTEELAGLHLPAGSMGPKIAAGAWFTTATGHPSAIGALADAADILAGTAGTTITGPKPSNHKGA, encoded by the coding sequence ATGCGCATCGTGGTGGCGCTCGGCGGCAATGCACTGCTCGAGCGCAAGGACCGGCCCGACGCCGATGTTGAACGCGGCCATATCCGCGAAGCTGCCGCTGCCCTGGCACCGCTCACTGACGAGCACCAACTGATCGTGTGCCACGGCAATGGGCCCCAAGTCGGACTGCTGGCCATGGAAAGCCAAGCCGATCCGTCACTGCGCGCCCCCTATCCCTTGGACGCTCTCGGAGCGCAGACGCAGGGGATGATCGGGTACTGGCTGACACAGGAGCTGCGCAACGCCGGTGTCAGCCATCCTGTGGTGGCGGTGATTACGCAGACCGTTGTCGCTGAAGCAGACCCGGGGTTCGCGTCCCCGTCAAAATTCATCGGGCCCACCTACACCCATGCGGAAGCCGCGGACCTGGCCGCCCGACATGGGTGGCAGGTCCGCGGCGACGGCTCCGCCTGGCGCAGGGTGGTGGCCTCGCCGCAGCCTTTGGGGATCGTCGAATTGGACTGTATCGAGCATCTTCTTCACATCGGAGCAGTGGTCGTGTGCGGTGGTGGCGGCGGGGCGCCCGTCACCCGGGACCTCTCAGGTCAGCTACGCGGCATCGAGGCAGTGGTTGACAAGGACTACACCTCTACCCGCATTGCCTTGGATGTCGGTGCGGACAGGCTGCTGCTGCTCACCGACGTCGCAGCTGTCATGCGCGACTTCGGCACCCCTCGCGAGCACGCCATCGACCGCATCAGCACCGAGGAACTGGCTGGACTGCATCTGCCGGCCGGATCGATGGGCCCGAAGATCGCCGCGGGCGCCTGGTTCACCACCGCCACCGGCCACCCTTCCGCGATCGGCGCCCTCGCTGACGCGGCGGACATCTTGGCCGGAACCGCAGGTACGACAATCACCGGCCCCAAGCCGTCCAATCACAAGGGAGCATGA
- a CDS encoding sugar porter family MFS transporter, with protein sequence MSSSPAEQPNSNPGAEKTPHLGKIIIITMAAALGGLLFGFDTSVINGAVNSIQSDFNLGSAAVVITVAITLIGCAIGAWFAGQLADVWGRKPVMVLAALLFVASSIGSAYAFAIWDLMSWRVIGGLAIGIASVIAPAYIGEMAPARLRGALSSLQQLAITLGIFLALLSDAGLARAAGGAGNELWWGMPAWRWMLLVGVIPAVVYGLLSLTIPESPHFLIRKSRNKDALAVIRRFTSPVNPEQRLKEIEESLENERRSTYRELRGPALGLQPILWIGIGMAAFQQLVGINAIFYYSTTLWQSVGFSQEDSFTTSVITSIINVALTFVAIFFVDKVGRKLLLLVGSAGMFVGLVAAAVSFSQATGSGDSLTLAAPWGPIALVGANLFVIFFAATWGPVMWVVLGEVFPNKIRGLALGIATAFNWIFNFIVTLLFPIMSAAVGLGFVYAGFAFFAVLSFWFVKALLPEVSGLELEDKSKLVRHKKPTTA encoded by the coding sequence ATGAGCTCAAGTCCAGCAGAGCAGCCGAACTCAAATCCCGGGGCGGAGAAAACGCCCCATCTGGGAAAGATCATTATCATCACCATGGCGGCCGCTTTGGGTGGACTCCTGTTCGGCTTTGACACCTCAGTGATCAACGGGGCCGTCAATTCGATCCAGTCCGACTTCAACCTGGGCTCGGCTGCCGTGGTCATCACTGTGGCCATCACCTTGATCGGATGCGCCATCGGTGCGTGGTTCGCCGGCCAACTGGCCGATGTCTGGGGTCGCAAGCCAGTCATGGTGTTGGCGGCTCTTCTCTTTGTGGCCAGCTCGATCGGCTCGGCCTACGCTTTCGCCATTTGGGACCTGATGTCATGGCGGGTCATTGGCGGGCTAGCCATTGGCATCGCCTCGGTCATCGCTCCTGCCTACATCGGTGAGATGGCCCCTGCACGGCTGCGTGGGGCACTCAGCTCACTCCAGCAGTTGGCCATCACGCTGGGTATCTTTCTGGCGCTGCTTTCCGACGCCGGTCTGGCAAGGGCCGCTGGAGGTGCCGGCAATGAACTCTGGTGGGGCATGCCCGCCTGGCGGTGGATGCTGCTGGTAGGTGTCATTCCTGCCGTCGTCTACGGCCTCCTGTCCCTGACAATTCCCGAGTCCCCCCATTTCCTGATCCGCAAGAGCCGGAACAAGGATGCCCTTGCTGTCATCCGGCGCTTCACCAGCCCGGTCAACCCGGAACAGCGTCTGAAGGAAATCGAGGAGAGCCTGGAAAACGAACGGCGCTCCACCTACCGTGAATTACGCGGCCCCGCGCTCGGGCTGCAACCCATCCTGTGGATCGGCATTGGCATGGCCGCCTTTCAACAGCTGGTCGGCATCAACGCGATCTTTTACTACTCGACCACGTTGTGGCAGTCGGTGGGCTTCAGCCAGGAAGACTCCTTCACGACGTCCGTCATCACTTCCATCATCAATGTGGCCCTGACGTTTGTCGCCATCTTCTTCGTTGACAAAGTTGGGCGTAAGTTGCTGCTGCTGGTAGGTTCGGCGGGCATGTTCGTGGGGCTTGTCGCCGCCGCAGTCTCCTTCTCCCAAGCAACGGGTTCAGGGGACTCGCTCACCCTCGCAGCTCCCTGGGGACCCATCGCCCTGGTCGGTGCCAACCTGTTCGTCATATTCTTTGCCGCAACATGGGGGCCCGTGATGTGGGTGGTCCTCGGGGAGGTCTTCCCGAACAAGATTCGCGGCCTGGCCCTGGGCATCGCGACCGCCTTCAACTGGATCTTCAATTTCATCGTCACACTGCTCTTCCCGATCATGAGCGCCGCCGTCGGCCTTGGCTTCGTCTATGCCGGGTTCGCGTTCTTTGCCGTCCTGTCCTTCTGGTTCGTCAAGGCTTTGCTGCCAGAGGTCAGCGGACTGGAACTTGAGGACAAAAGCAAGTTGGTTCGGCACAAGAAGCCAACGACTGCCTAG
- a CDS encoding tetratricopeptide repeat protein, producing MTLDDELDRIFTARDRNNMQPTIDAMLLLYASNPDNARVLYEVGGAYDTSGQEEVARGFYERALASGLEGDLLRRCYVQYGSTLRNVGEYKKSLDVFATARNTFPESPALGAFEAITLHAAGQPDAAVAELLDLLVDFVRTPDIDRYKPAISGNAAHIRSLERNGSDVSA from the coding sequence ATGACTTTAGACGATGAACTTGACCGGATCTTTACCGCCAGAGACCGGAACAACATGCAGCCGACCATAGATGCAATGCTCCTTCTCTACGCATCCAATCCCGATAATGCACGCGTGCTATACGAGGTGGGAGGAGCGTACGACACCAGCGGCCAGGAAGAAGTAGCGCGGGGATTCTATGAACGTGCTCTCGCTTCTGGGCTGGAAGGCGACCTGCTCCGCCGTTGCTATGTCCAGTACGGTTCAACGTTGAGGAACGTGGGCGAATACAAGAAGTCACTCGACGTCTTCGCAACCGCTCGCAACACATTTCCAGAATCACCGGCTCTGGGTGCTTTTGAAGCAATTACCCTCCACGCCGCAGGCCAACCGGACGCGGCCGTTGCAGAATTGCTAGACCTGCTGGTGGACTTCGTTCGCACACCAGACATCGACAGGTACAAACCAGCGATCAGCGGGAACGCAGCACATATCCGTTCACTGGAAAGAAACGGATCAGACGTCTCTGCCTAA
- a CDS encoding GNAT family N-acetyltransferase, with product MLQVPYPLVSERLVLRRFETRDIDDYFAYQQLPETARYLFGEPRSYQECLGRVQIYIDSTFQQEGDWASFAVERRDMAGLIGKISLKWGAGGKPETAESGPQRVGELGWSLAPKAQGAGFATEAARMVLNMAFAELGFRRLEARLDLRNSASAAICERLGMQLEGVHRDCSYQKGEWISDAVYAALRD from the coding sequence ATGTTGCAAGTTCCCTATCCATTGGTCTCAGAACGGCTGGTTCTTCGCCGGTTTGAAACGAGAGACATTGATGATTACTTCGCGTATCAGCAGCTTCCTGAAACGGCTAGGTACTTGTTCGGTGAACCTCGCAGTTATCAGGAGTGCCTTGGGCGGGTGCAAATATACATCGATTCGACCTTCCAGCAGGAGGGCGATTGGGCGAGCTTCGCTGTTGAACGTCGCGATATGGCCGGTCTCATTGGCAAGATTTCCCTTAAATGGGGGGCTGGCGGTAAGCCAGAGACGGCTGAATCTGGCCCTCAGCGGGTTGGTGAACTGGGCTGGTCCCTCGCGCCAAAAGCGCAGGGCGCCGGGTTCGCCACCGAGGCAGCCCGGATGGTTCTCAATATGGCATTCGCTGAGCTAGGGTTCCGTCGATTGGAGGCACGGCTAGATCTCCGGAACAGTGCCTCTGCAGCCATTTGTGAACGACTCGGTATGCAGCTCGAAGGTGTACATCGAGACTGCAGTTACCAAAAGGGCGAGTGGATATCGGATGCGGTCTACGCTGCCTTACGCGACTGA
- a CDS encoding GNAT family N-acetyltransferase yields MATLLTPNVFFQSSWLEAAVEFGGAHRDGGGGEDWSLEDLRDPLDFGRFVDELVAAALPESPRKPGYVKCTYLWIVEGDVVLGSLAIRHELNDFGLNEGGHIGYSVRPSARRRGHASKALNDALPVARELGISRVLVTCDEDNAGSRATIEKNSGLYEDSRNGKRRYWINTH; encoded by the coding sequence ATGGCTACCCTCTTGACCCCCAATGTATTTTTTCAATCCTCCTGGCTAGAAGCTGCCGTTGAATTTGGTGGAGCCCACAGGGATGGTGGCGGAGGGGAGGATTGGTCATTGGAAGACCTCCGGGATCCGCTGGACTTTGGCCGGTTTGTTGACGAACTTGTTGCTGCTGCGCTACCGGAAAGCCCACGGAAGCCTGGTTATGTGAAGTGCACCTATCTGTGGATCGTTGAGGGGGATGTGGTCCTTGGTTCTCTTGCCATCCGCCACGAACTCAATGATTTCGGGCTGAATGAAGGCGGGCACATTGGATATAGTGTGCGGCCATCCGCGCGCCGACGCGGTCACGCCTCCAAGGCGTTGAATGACGCGTTGCCTGTTGCCCGCGAGCTGGGGATTTCCCGGGTTCTCGTCACCTGCGATGAGGACAATGCCGGTTCCCGGGCCACTATCGAAAAGAATAGTGGACTCTATGAAGACAGCCGTAACGGTAAGCGCCGCTACTGGATCAACACGCACTAA
- a CDS encoding NUDIX domain-containing protein has product MDESLVHQVSCGMLICAGRVLLVHRSSSKARYPNVWDFPGGHLERGENSRQALVRELREELGVEITPPTGHPLLTRRDAEIFQEIWKVEAWEGAIINAAPDEHDAIGWFRLDEAMSLDLADDGYPALFNQVLP; this is encoded by the coding sequence ATGGATGAATCCTTGGTGCATCAGGTTTCGTGCGGAATGCTTATCTGCGCGGGGCGGGTGCTTCTTGTACACCGGTCGTCGTCGAAGGCACGATATCCGAATGTTTGGGACTTCCCGGGAGGTCACCTTGAACGGGGCGAAAATAGTCGTCAAGCGCTTGTGCGGGAGCTTCGAGAAGAGTTGGGCGTAGAAATCACTCCGCCGACTGGGCACCCGCTGCTGACCCGCCGGGACGCTGAGATATTCCAAGAAATATGGAAGGTTGAAGCATGGGAAGGTGCGATCATCAATGCTGCACCCGATGAACACGACGCCATCGGATGGTTCAGGTTGGACGAGGCAATGTCCTTAGACCTAGCCGATGACGGCTACCCAGCACTCTTCAATCAGGTGCTGCCCTGA
- a CDS encoding TY-Chap domain-containing protein, whose translation MAPEGVEDPIDVVVEDTLIRLLNLLGMPMPTWLAPEGPFVETALAAQEPGRDWAEIAREIAGSLEEMTSLEYLLVIYDIGLSEYSVYGQFAINEGNFQCEVVSEQFVPADVWPINDGCLRHSGWSAPENGNPNWSMRQDKPEQAADSVLTAMRSGLGCTDPQLISLTVGRF comes from the coding sequence ATGGCACCAGAGGGCGTTGAAGACCCCATAGACGTTGTTGTAGAGGACACTTTGATTCGACTGCTCAATCTACTCGGCATGCCTATGCCCACGTGGTTGGCACCCGAGGGTCCGTTCGTAGAGACAGCACTGGCTGCGCAGGAACCTGGACGGGACTGGGCGGAAATAGCTCGGGAAATAGCTGGCAGCCTCGAGGAAATGACTAGTCTCGAGTACTTACTGGTTATCTACGACATCGGGCTTAGTGAATACTCTGTCTACGGTCAGTTCGCCATCAACGAGGGCAACTTTCAATGCGAGGTCGTCTCCGAGCAGTTCGTGCCAGCCGACGTTTGGCCAATTAATGACGGCTGCCTTCGCCACAGCGGTTGGTCTGCGCCAGAAAATGGAAATCCCAACTGGTCTATGCGGCAAGACAAACCCGAGCAAGCTGCCGATTCTGTGCTGACCGCCATGCGATCCGGCCTCGGATGCACCGACCCACAATTGATCAGTCTTACCGTAGGCCGTTTCTAG
- a CDS encoding DUF6226 family protein: MSEYRRPTASMEVYHDQEGLSIEYGSRWEGASPPEDSYSRVSNPTRFAPLHTVANALIEWLHETFDVVVEPDPGAAADLLLLPNEVVQAVRITPRNPASAPLTFVLTPFPGVYLHAGSLHDFHFPVCGCDACDDNVANLVQELEWTVRTVVSGGYSERLDAWPARCVEYRLEEPGVGMSSGRRGTEELPAERVKLARTVLPADGQWLPWQEL, translated from the coding sequence ATGAGCGAGTACCGGCGACCCACAGCCTCCATGGAGGTTTACCATGATCAAGAGGGCCTTTCGATCGAATACGGCAGTCGCTGGGAAGGGGCGTCTCCGCCTGAAGATAGTTACTCCCGGGTCAGCAATCCGACGCGCTTCGCACCTCTGCACACCGTCGCCAACGCATTGATCGAATGGTTGCACGAAACCTTCGACGTGGTTGTCGAGCCAGACCCGGGGGCGGCTGCTGACCTTCTACTCCTGCCAAATGAAGTTGTCCAGGCCGTGAGGATAACACCACGAAACCCAGCATCGGCCCCGCTGACTTTCGTCCTGACGCCGTTCCCGGGCGTGTACCTTCATGCCGGCTCACTCCACGACTTTCACTTCCCCGTATGCGGCTGCGATGCCTGTGATGACAATGTCGCGAATCTGGTCCAAGAGCTCGAATGGACCGTTCGAACTGTCGTATCGGGGGGATATTCCGAGCGCTTAGATGCATGGCCGGCCCGCTGTGTCGAATACCGACTTGAAGAGCCGGGCGTCGGCATGAGCTCCGGGCGCCGCGGCACCGAGGAACTGCCCGCCGAACGGGTGAAGTTGGCACGAACTGTACTACCCGCTGATGGCCAGTGGCTCCCCTGGCAAGAGCTTTAG
- a CDS encoding class I SAM-dependent methyltransferase gives MTDMQVSQSYSARAAEYTSILGSIDDMRPLDKTRIERWSEQITGSALDAGCGPGHWTDHLHKRGIEISGIDLVPEFIESARNRFPEVPFRVASLRALDVADSSLGGVLAWYSLIHLAPAELPQILAELARALKSNGHLLIGFFDGASAEPLNHVVTTAYHWSVDEMSRLLHDAGFDVLEIETRQDPGSRPHAAVSAIAR, from the coding sequence ATGACCGATATGCAAGTTTCCCAGTCGTATTCCGCCCGAGCGGCGGAGTACACCTCCATCCTTGGGTCAATCGATGACATGCGTCCACTGGACAAGACCCGCATCGAGCGGTGGAGCGAACAAATTACCGGCAGCGCACTCGATGCCGGTTGTGGTCCTGGCCATTGGACGGACCATCTTCACAAACGAGGAATCGAAATTTCAGGGATCGACCTCGTTCCTGAATTCATAGAGAGTGCCCGAAACCGCTTCCCTGAGGTCCCTTTTCGTGTGGCTTCACTGCGCGCTCTCGATGTAGCGGACAGCAGCCTAGGCGGAGTCCTGGCGTGGTATTCGCTGATTCATCTGGCGCCTGCAGAGTTACCTCAAATTCTCGCCGAGCTCGCGCGCGCCCTCAAATCAAACGGTCACCTGCTGATCGGTTTTTTCGACGGCGCATCCGCTGAGCCACTCAACCATGTGGTCACCACGGCTTATCACTGGTCGGTAGACGAGATGAGCCGCTTGCTGCATGACGCAGGGTTCGATGTGCTGGAGATTGAGACCCGCCAGGATCCGGGCAGTCGACCGCACGCAGCAGTTTCCGCGATCGCCCGGTAG
- a CDS encoding class I SAM-dependent methyltransferase, with the protein MSPGRGYDKYAAKMRHHAHAGTYMEVDVRFIDMMFRRRAKVLDIGRGIGNAVNGLRARGHAAYGVDPTLEVLEVAGDLYEPSWFRQMAATEATPERLAMKGLPQGYDVVLMSGNDPAFLFANDLHTTINQVGKLLEAGGVFIVGTTTAIQGGPVDQDKAVAGSAMTLTHRFSDWHLSPFHA; encoded by the coding sequence ATGAGCCCGGGTCGAGGCTACGATAAGTATGCAGCGAAAATGCGCCACCACGCACACGCCGGAACATACATGGAAGTGGACGTGCGTTTCATTGACATGATGTTCAGGCGTCGGGCCAAGGTCCTCGATATTGGACGTGGCATTGGAAATGCTGTCAACGGACTACGGGCCCGTGGCCACGCGGCCTACGGAGTCGATCCCACACTTGAGGTGCTTGAAGTTGCCGGGGACCTCTATGAACCGTCGTGGTTTCGCCAAATGGCCGCCACCGAGGCCACACCAGAGCGACTGGCAATGAAGGGTCTTCCCCAGGGCTACGACGTCGTGCTCATGTCTGGAAACGATCCGGCCTTTCTTTTCGCGAATGACCTGCACACAACCATTAACCAGGTGGGAAAACTCCTAGAGGCCGGGGGTGTTTTTATCGTCGGAACCACCACAGCCATCCAAGGCGGCCCCGTAGACCAGGACAAAGCAGTGGCTGGATCAGCAATGACCCTGACCCATCGATTCTCGGACTGGCACCTCAGCCCTTTCCACGCCTAG
- a CDS encoding putative quinol monooxygenase codes for MTFANVGTLGAVPGKRDELVAYLTKRSDTLKQIGCLAYEVGISDDDLETVFVIELWESAEAHQSSLALPEVQAAIAAARPLLSGAFGGFHFKVVGSPLRD; via the coding sequence ATGACATTTGCAAACGTGGGAACACTGGGCGCTGTCCCCGGGAAGCGTGATGAACTGGTTGCCTATCTGACCAAGCGCAGTGACACCCTCAAACAGATCGGCTGCCTAGCGTATGAGGTGGGCATCAGCGACGATGACCTCGAGACGGTGTTTGTGATAGAACTCTGGGAGAGCGCCGAAGCGCATCAATCCTCCCTCGCCTTGCCGGAAGTCCAGGCAGCCATAGCGGCAGCACGGCCATTGCTGTCCGGCGCCTTTGGTGGATTTCACTTCAAAGTTGTCGGATCACCACTTCGCGACTAA
- a CDS encoding Abi family protein gives MATTTGNDAWIENWLSAGRFSTYLEAAGGSRKRALDLYEWNAKLSAAFLHDLSHLEVGLRNACDRQLAAAVLPGDAHWTDPATLLTLFPSVMRRNRQTGRLHDVNKIPRNNVERARTSAATKPGAPPLPGKTVAEIMFGFWTYLLADSHEKTIWVPYLHKAFPHGTDRNRVNDSLASLRGFRNRVAHHENILNGSESERRRIVYLVRLLSTEALTHLQTNSDVASILQNRP, from the coding sequence ATGGCGACGACAACTGGCAACGACGCGTGGATCGAGAACTGGTTGAGTGCCGGACGGTTTTCCACCTACCTCGAAGCAGCCGGAGGCTCTCGCAAACGCGCTCTTGATTTATACGAGTGGAATGCCAAGCTCAGTGCCGCTTTCCTTCATGATCTCAGCCACCTCGAAGTCGGTCTGCGAAACGCGTGCGACCGGCAACTTGCCGCTGCTGTACTCCCCGGTGACGCACACTGGACCGATCCAGCCACGCTACTTACCTTGTTCCCGTCCGTGATGCGACGAAACAGGCAGACCGGCCGACTCCATGACGTGAACAAGATCCCCAGGAACAACGTAGAACGTGCCCGAACAAGTGCAGCCACCAAACCAGGTGCGCCGCCGCTGCCAGGAAAAACAGTCGCTGAAATCATGTTCGGCTTCTGGACCTATCTCCTCGCAGACTCGCACGAAAAAACGATCTGGGTCCCCTACCTCCACAAGGCATTCCCACATGGAACAGACCGGAACCGAGTCAACGACTCACTGGCCTCACTGCGTGGATTTCGAAACCGTGTAGCCCACCATGAAAACATTCTCAACGGCTCCGAGAGTGAACGCCGCCGAATCGTATACCTTGTCCGCCTACTATCGACCGAAGCACTGACGCATCTCCAAACTAACAGCGATGTCGCCTCCATTCTTCAGAATCGACCTTAG
- a CDS encoding Type 1 glutamine amidotransferase-like domain-containing protein, with protein sequence MNAFDGAAPETRRIETERQCTNLASIGLTAHELDLRLYDAESLSVKFEQPDLVWVRGGNVFTLRAAMARSGVDAIIVDRLRADALVYAGFSAGGCVLAPSLLGLEECDSTNDALLQYGAVKYEGLNILDRPFAPHLGTSDHPEREILTQVGAAYAHDGKQYWALRDGQALVVDGSSVELL encoded by the coding sequence ATGAACGCGTTTGATGGTGCTGCCCCTGAGACGCGGCGAATAGAAACTGAACGCCAGTGCACGAATCTGGCGAGCATTGGACTCACTGCACATGAGCTCGACCTGCGGTTGTATGATGCCGAGAGCCTTTCCGTGAAGTTTGAACAACCGGACCTTGTCTGGGTCCGGGGTGGCAACGTCTTCACGCTCCGGGCTGCGATGGCCCGGTCAGGAGTCGACGCGATCATTGTGGACCGCCTCAGGGCCGATGCCTTGGTCTACGCCGGTTTCAGTGCTGGGGGTTGCGTCCTCGCCCCGAGCCTGTTGGGTCTCGAAGAGTGCGATTCAACGAACGATGCTTTGCTGCAATATGGAGCAGTCAAGTACGAGGGCCTCAATATTCTCGACCGCCCCTTTGCGCCGCATCTCGGAACCTCGGATCACCCGGAACGCGAGATCCTGACTCAGGTGGGTGCCGCTTACGCTCACGATGGCAAACAGTACTGGGCGCTTCGAGACGGACAGGCGTTGGTGGTTGATGGCAGCAGCGTTGAGCTGCTTTGA
- a CDS encoding TipAS antibiotic-recognition domain-containing protein: protein MTIDSLSSSYLNECRQALNEEQTQSLAANNHWENVDRPLVHADWDALYKRMSPLVASADPGSKQIQTLIAVHYEIACRFYVPTARAYVGMALHYQEDADMAAFHNAYHSDMVPFLADAMSIYAQTSLR from the coding sequence ATGACCATCGATTCACTCAGCTCCTCGTATCTCAACGAATGCCGACAGGCCCTCAACGAGGAACAGACACAAAGCCTTGCCGCCAACAACCACTGGGAAAACGTGGACCGACCACTAGTCCACGCCGACTGGGATGCACTATATAAGCGGATGAGCCCTCTCGTTGCCAGCGCAGACCCCGGCAGCAAACAGATACAAACCCTCATCGCCGTGCATTATGAGATTGCTTGCAGATTCTACGTCCCAACAGCTCGCGCCTACGTGGGCATGGCGCTCCACTATCAGGAGGACGCCGACATGGCAGCCTTCCACAACGCCTACCACTCAGACATGGTGCCGTTCCTCGCCGACGCGATGAGTATCTACGCGCAGACCTCCTTGCGTTAG
- a CDS encoding class IV adenylate cyclase, with protein sequence MPANIEIKARVACLETLIPVVASLADTGPEHVAQDDTFFECPNGRLKLRVLDDEHGVLIFYRRTDQLGPKTSFYIHSETADPEGLRSVLAHAYGEAGRVRKHRMVFQIGQARVHLDRVEELGEFLDLEVAVRDKK encoded by the coding sequence ATGCCGGCGAATATCGAAATCAAAGCCCGCGTGGCCTGCCTCGAGACCCTGATTCCAGTGGTCGCGTCTTTGGCAGATACAGGGCCAGAGCATGTCGCCCAGGACGATACCTTTTTCGAGTGCCCCAATGGCCGGCTCAAGCTCCGGGTCCTTGACGATGAACACGGTGTACTGATCTTCTACCGCAGGACAGATCAGCTCGGCCCGAAAACCTCCTTCTACATCCATTCGGAAACCGCCGACCCAGAGGGATTGCGCTCAGTCTTGGCTCATGCCTACGGCGAGGCCGGAAGGGTTCGGAAGCACCGCATGGTGTTCCAAATCGGTCAGGCCAGGGTGCACCTCGACCGCGTTGAAGAACTCGGCGAGTTCTTGGACCTGGAAGTGGCCGTGAGAGATAAAAAATAG
- the heR gene encoding heliorhodopsin HeR, whose protein sequence is MAKKKYSGEQQIDRLRIYNFVAGSLHLLQAIAFTIILTMLSTQVLFPVTADYLAGPPGAPIPPERVTVFEINIGVGVVVFLALSAVFHFLVSSPWFFGRYKNGLKQNHNYFRWTEYALSSSIMIWLILAINGVTDIAALFAVFTVNAAMILLGALQEKYEKPGSGGMLPFIFGSMVGSVPWIIVLIYFLRPGSESDVAAPSFVVGIVISLFIFFNTFAVNQWLQYKQVGKWKSYLQGERTYITLSLVAKSALAWQVFSGAIVPALTG, encoded by the coding sequence ATGGCGAAGAAGAAATACTCTGGCGAGCAGCAGATCGATCGGCTTCGCATCTACAACTTCGTCGCGGGTAGCCTGCACCTGTTGCAGGCCATCGCCTTCACGATCATTCTCACCATGCTGAGCACCCAGGTTCTGTTCCCCGTCACGGCGGATTACCTGGCCGGCCCACCCGGTGCCCCCATACCGCCGGAACGCGTGACGGTGTTCGAGATCAACATCGGTGTCGGGGTCGTCGTTTTCCTCGCACTCAGTGCCGTCTTCCACTTCCTCGTCTCGAGCCCGTGGTTCTTCGGCCGCTACAAGAACGGACTCAAGCAGAACCACAACTATTTCCGCTGGACCGAGTACGCGCTCAGCTCATCGATCATGATCTGGCTGATCCTGGCCATCAACGGGGTCACCGATATCGCAGCCTTGTTCGCAGTCTTCACAGTGAATGCCGCGATGATCCTCCTCGGCGCCCTGCAGGAGAAATACGAAAAACCTGGCTCCGGGGGGATGCTGCCCTTCATCTTCGGCTCGATGGTCGGGAGCGTGCCCTGGATCATTGTTCTGATCTATTTCCTGCGTCCCGGAAGCGAAAGCGACGTTGCCGCGCCCAGCTTCGTCGTGGGCATTGTGATTTCATTGTTCATCTTCTTCAACACCTTCGCCGTCAATCAGTGGCTGCAGTACAAGCAGGTCGGCAAATGGAAGAGTTACCTGCAGGGCGAGCGCACCTATATCACCCTGAGCCTGGTAGCCAAGTCGGCCCTCGCGTGGCAGGTGTTCTCAGGAGCCATCGTTCCCGCACTCACTGGCTGA